One part of the Phragmites australis chromosome 3, lpPhrAust1.1, whole genome shotgun sequence genome encodes these proteins:
- the LOC133912628 gene encoding histone H3.3, protein MARTKQTARKSTGGKAPRKQLATKAARKSAPTTGGVKKPHRYRPGTVALREIRKYQKSTELLIRKLPFQRLVREIAQDFKTDLRFQSHAVLALQEAAEAYLVGLFEDTNLCAIHAKRVTIMPKDIQLARRIRGERA, encoded by the exons atggcccgTACCAAGCAAACCGCTCGCAAGTCCACGGGAGGAAAGGCTCCCAGGAAGCAACTTGCAACCAAG GCTGCACGTAAGTCAGCCCCCACTACTGGAGGAGTGAAGAAGCCCCACCGCTACCGCCCTGGAACTGTTGCCCTCCG TGAGATCCGCAAGTACCAGAAAAGCACCGAGCTGTTGATCAGGAAGCTGCCCTTCCAGAGGCTTGTTAGGGAAATCGCACAGGACTTCAAG ACTGATCTGCGTTTCCAGAGCCATGCAGTGCTTGCCCTCCAGGAGGCTGCAGAGGCATACCTTGTTGGTCTGTTTGAGGACACCAACCTGTGCGCCATCCATGCTAAGCGTGTGACCATCATGCCTAAGGACATTCAGCTGGCCAGGAGGATCCGTGGCGAGAGGGCGTAA
- the LOC133911086 gene encoding E3 ubiquitin-protein ligase Os03g0188200-like: MVGLKWKLWFLLVPASLPARLQLHLLLPSIFFSRVTVTRAPPTFPPHPRSTSTETSMAPTPAPPTNTWPHHRRAFLRPLILALATVQPASSQLLQPPPGATFSGVFSPPSPPADGGGSGGGGGSGSFSLATSLLFVGLIVALFLFGFFSAYLRRCASARRGRGAGLNASAAVAAAAAAAFELAGANGGGRRRAAGLDAVAMEALPVLTYATARAVKACRWALECAVCLAEFGDAGEKLRLLPGCCHVFHAACIDVWLAAHVTCPVCRADLSDPAVADAGHVLAAVLAAQAETPTDTIVNVEPSESTPGQDYTSSDQQAETAEERVDRYTLQLPERLKREIEAAKRHRRAVSEVPAAASSSSGRWTSSALRTMSAARPSRRWSGLFRALSGSRRSEPDGHRRVAPLHTSTTGDGEVEVVVVQDDAGTHMEKYYAHCLTFAGFVIDGDVAAGDWNPEVFQVSTAVPATTAASQR, from the coding sequence ATGGTTGGCCTCAAATGGAAGCTGTGGTTCCTACTAGTTCCCGCGTCACTCCCCGCACGTCTCcagctccatctcctcctcccctctatatttttttctcgagTCACCGTCACGCGCGCACCGCCCACCTTCCCTCCTCACCcgcgctccacctccaccgaaaCGTCCATGGCGCCCACGCCTGCGCCGCCCACCAACACGTGGCCACACCACCGCCGCGCATTCCTCCGGCCTCTGATCCTCGCGCTCGCTACTGTCCAGCCGGCCTCTTCGCAGCTCCTCCAGCCGCCGCCCGGCGCCACCTTCTCCGGGGTGTTCTCGCCGCCGTCACCGCCCGCCGACGGTggaggaagcggcggcggcggcggtagcgGAAGCTTTAGCCTCGCCACTTCTCTCCTCTTCGTCGGCCTGATCGTCGCGCTCTTCCTGTTCGGCTTCTTCTCGGCCTACCTCCGCCGCTGCGCCAGCGCGCGCCGTGGAAGGGGCGCCGGCCTGAACGCCAGCGCGGCcgtcgcggccgccgcggctgccGCGTTCGAGTTGGCGGGGGCGaacggcggcggcaggaggcgCGCCGCGGGGCTCGACGCTGTGGCGATGGAGGCGCTGCCGGTGCTCACGTACGCCACGGCCCGGGCGGTCAAGGCCTGCCGCTGGGCGCTCGAGTGCGCGGTCTGCCTCGCCGAGTTCGGTGACGCCGGCGAGAagctccgcctcctccccgggTGCTGCCACGTCTTCCACGCCGCGTGCATCGACGTGTGGCTGGCCGCGCACGTCACCTGCCCCGTCTGCCGCGCCGACCTCTCTGACCCGGCCGTCGCGGACGCCGGCCACGTCCTGGCCGCTGTCCTCGCTGCCCAGGCAGAAACGCCGACGGACACGATTGTCAACGTCGAGCCATCAGAATCAACGCCAGGACAGGACTACACGTCGTCGGACCAGCAGGCAGAGACGGCCGAGGAGCGGGTGGACCGGTACACGCTGCAGCTGCCGGAGAGGCTCAAAAGGGAGATCGAGGCGGCTAAGCGGCACCGCAGGGCGGTGAGTGAGGTGCCAGCGGCCGCGAGCTCATCCAGCGGGCGTTGGACGTCGTCGGCGCTGCGGACAATGTCAGCCGCGCGCCCGAGCCGGCGATGGTCGGGGCTGTTCCGAGCATTGTCGGGGTCGCGACGGAGCGAGCCGGACGGTCATCGGAGGGTGGCGCCTTTGCATACCAGCACCACTGGCGAcggggaggtggaggtggtggtggtgcaggaCGACGCAGGGACACACATGGAGAAGTACTACGCGCATTGCCTCACGTTCGCTGGGTTCGTCATCGACGGCGACGTGGCGGCCGGCGACTGGAACCCGGAGGTCTTCCAGGTCTCGACCGCCGTTCCGGCCACCACGGCGGCGTCACAGCGGTGA